The Pseudomonas azadiae genome contains a region encoding:
- a CDS encoding SDR family oxidoreductase has translation MTTQVAIITGASRGIGAVVAKQLAADGYAVAINYASSATEASRLVVELRQAGHQAIAIQGDVSKAADIKRLFDETEAHLGKVDVLINNAGILKMLPLAQHSDELYNQNFDIHTRGTFNALREAATRLNEGGRIVNFSSSTVGLNFQGYAVYIASKAAVESLTQVFAKEMRGRRITVNAVAPGPVATELFLHGKSEEQVQGLAKMAPLERLGQPQDIARVVSFLVSPAGGWVNGQILRANGGLV, from the coding sequence ATGACAACTCAGGTTGCAATCATCACCGGCGCCTCCCGTGGTATCGGCGCGGTGGTCGCCAAACAACTGGCCGCCGACGGTTACGCCGTGGCCATCAACTATGCCAGCAGCGCCACCGAAGCCTCCAGGCTGGTGGTCGAACTGCGTCAAGCGGGCCACCAGGCCATAGCGATTCAGGGCGACGTGTCCAAGGCCGCCGATATCAAGCGCCTGTTCGACGAAACCGAAGCGCACTTGGGCAAGGTCGACGTGCTGATCAACAACGCCGGCATCCTCAAGATGCTGCCCCTGGCCCAGCACAGCGACGAGCTCTACAACCAGAACTTCGACATCCACACCCGTGGCACTTTCAACGCCCTGCGCGAAGCCGCCACCCGACTGAATGAAGGCGGGCGCATCGTCAATTTTTCCAGCAGTACGGTCGGCCTTAACTTCCAAGGCTACGCGGTGTACATCGCCAGCAAGGCCGCCGTGGAATCCCTGACCCAGGTGTTCGCCAAGGAAATGCGCGGCCGCCGCATCACCGTCAACGCCGTCGCGCCGGGGCCGGTCGCCACTGAACTGTTCCTGCACGGCAAGAGCGAAGAGCAGGTGCAGGGCCTGGCCAAGATGGCGCCGCTGGAACGCCTTGGCCAGCCGCAAGACATTGCCCGTGTGGTGTCGTTTTTGGTGAGCCCGGCCGGTGGCTGGGTGAATGGGCAAATACTGCGGGCCAATGGCGGCCTCGTTTAA
- a CDS encoding LysR family transcriptional regulator, with translation MDQVKAMRVFVRIYERSSFTLAADDLNLPRATLTHTLNQFEAWLGTRLLERSTRRVRPTLDGEAYYPRCVQLLAELEEAELAFRSVAPQGRLRVDLHGTLAKYFVIPALPQFMERYPQIELSISEADRFVDLIAEGVDCVLRAGTLTDSALIGRRVATLRQVTCASPAYLRKYGEPKGLAELGGHRAVNYVSRTTAKLFPFEFMVDGQLQEVSIEGALSVFGAEIYSASAMAGLGIIQCPHYRMAELIERGVMHEILTDTPPPLMPVSVLYPHNRHTSPRVRVFVDWLAEIFENAR, from the coding sequence GTGGACCAAGTCAAAGCGATGAGGGTGTTTGTGCGTATCTACGAGCGCTCAAGCTTCACGCTTGCGGCCGACGACTTGAATTTGCCGCGCGCGACCCTGACCCACACCCTCAACCAATTCGAAGCCTGGCTGGGTACGCGCCTGCTCGAACGCAGTACCCGCCGGGTGCGCCCAACGCTGGATGGCGAAGCCTATTACCCACGTTGCGTGCAATTGCTGGCGGAACTGGAAGAGGCGGAACTGGCCTTTCGGTCCGTAGCGCCTCAAGGCCGCTTACGCGTGGACCTGCACGGAACCCTGGCCAAGTATTTTGTGATTCCGGCGCTGCCGCAGTTCATGGAGCGCTACCCGCAGATCGAGCTGTCCATCAGCGAAGCCGATCGCTTTGTCGACCTGATCGCCGAGGGCGTCGATTGCGTATTGCGTGCTGGCACCCTGACGGACTCGGCGTTAATCGGTCGGCGCGTGGCGACCCTGCGCCAAGTCACCTGCGCAAGTCCTGCGTATCTGCGTAAATACGGTGAGCCGAAGGGCCTGGCCGAGTTGGGCGGGCACCGTGCGGTGAACTACGTTTCGCGCACCACGGCCAAGCTGTTTCCGTTCGAATTCATGGTCGACGGCCAGTTGCAGGAAGTGAGCATCGAGGGGGCGTTATCGGTGTTTGGCGCCGAGATCTATTCCGCCAGCGCCATGGCTGGGTTGGGGATTATCCAGTGCCCGCACTACCGCATGGCTGAGCTGATCGAGCGGGGCGTGATGCATGAAATTCTCACCGACACCCCGCCACCGCTGATGCCTGTGTCGGTGCTGTACCCGCACAACCGGCATACGTCACCGAGGGTGCGGGTGTTCGTCGACTGGCTGGCTGAAATTTTCGAAAATGCTCGTTAA
- the tauC gene encoding taurine ABC transporter permease TauC, with protein MSSYELPATATQPVTHAVIPLRRNLSTRWISLLTLVALLAIWWAVTATGLIEPLFLPPPSAVLQKGWLLATTGYMDSTLWQHLGASLSRIGLGLGFAVVTAVPVGIAIGSNRIARGVLDPLIEFYRPIPPLAYLPLIVIWCGIGELSKVLLIYLAIFAPIAIATATGVHTVDPAKLRAAQSLGATRAQLIRHVILPSALPDILTGVRIGLGVGWSTLVAAELIAATSGLGFMVQSAAQFLVTDVVVLGILVIALIAFAMEMGLRALQRKLVPWHGQAH; from the coding sequence ATGAGCAGCTACGAACTCCCCGCCACCGCCACCCAGCCGGTGACGCACGCGGTTATCCCGCTGCGTCGCAACCTGAGCACACGTTGGATCAGCCTGTTGACGCTGGTCGCACTGCTGGCGATATGGTGGGCTGTGACCGCTACCGGCCTGATCGAACCGCTGTTCCTGCCACCGCCATCGGCCGTGCTGCAAAAAGGCTGGCTGCTGGCGACCACCGGCTACATGGATTCAACCCTGTGGCAGCACTTGGGCGCGAGCCTCAGCCGTATCGGCTTGGGACTGGGCTTCGCGGTAGTGACCGCCGTGCCGGTGGGCATTGCCATCGGCTCCAACCGTATCGCACGCGGCGTTCTCGACCCGCTGATCGAGTTCTACCGACCGATCCCGCCGCTGGCCTATCTGCCGTTGATCGTGATCTGGTGCGGTATCGGTGAGCTGTCCAAGGTGCTGTTGATTTACCTGGCGATCTTCGCCCCGATCGCCATCGCCACCGCGACCGGCGTGCATACGGTCGACCCGGCCAAATTGCGCGCAGCGCAGTCGTTGGGCGCCACCCGCGCGCAGCTGATTCGCCATGTGATCCTGCCAAGCGCCTTGCCCGACATCCTGACCGGCGTGCGCATCGGGCTGGGCGTGGGTTGGTCCACCCTGGTCGCCGCCGAACTGATCGCGGCCACCAGCGGCCTGGGCTTCATGGTGCAGTCGGCGGCGCAGTTCCTGGTCACCGATGTGGTGGTACTTGGCATCCTGGTTATCGCCCTGATCGCCTTCGCCATGGAAATGGGCCTGCGTGCCCTGCAGCGCAAACTGGTGCCATGGCATGGCCAGGCCCATTAA
- the tauD gene encoding taurine dioxygenase, with protein sequence MNSLTVTPLSIALGAQISGVDITQPLNLEDRDAIEQALLRLSVLFLRDQPINPRQQARFAANFGDLHIHPIYPNVPEQPEVLILDTAVTDVRDNAVWHTDVTFLPTPALGAVLSAKLLPAFGGDTLWASGIAAYEALSEPFKRLLDGLTATHDFIKSFPLERFGTSAQDLARWEQARQKNPPLSHPVVRTHPVSGRKSLFVSDGFTTRINELEPAESEAILKLLFAHATRPESTIRWRWQENDVAFWDNRVTQHYAVDDYRPQRRVMHRATILGDVPF encoded by the coding sequence ATGAACAGCCTGACCGTTACGCCATTAAGCATTGCCTTGGGCGCCCAGATCAGCGGCGTCGACATCACCCAGCCGCTGAACCTCGAAGACCGCGACGCCATCGAACAGGCGCTGCTCAGGCTCTCGGTGCTGTTCTTGCGCGACCAGCCGATCAACCCGCGGCAACAGGCGCGGTTTGCGGCGAACTTCGGTGACCTGCACATTCACCCGATCTACCCCAACGTGCCGGAACAGCCCGAAGTGCTGATCCTCGACACCGCCGTCACCGACGTGCGCGACAACGCCGTGTGGCACACCGACGTGACCTTCCTGCCCACCCCGGCGCTCGGTGCGGTCCTCAGCGCCAAGCTGCTGCCGGCGTTTGGTGGCGATACGCTGTGGGCCAGCGGGATCGCGGCGTATGAAGCGCTGTCCGAGCCGTTCAAGCGATTGCTCGACGGACTGACCGCTACCCATGACTTCATCAAATCCTTCCCGCTGGAGCGCTTCGGCACCAGCGCCCAAGACTTGGCGCGCTGGGAACAGGCCCGCCAGAAGAACCCACCGCTGTCACACCCGGTAGTGCGCACGCATCCTGTAAGCGGGCGTAAATCGTTGTTTGTCAGTGATGGCTTCACCACCCGGATCAACGAACTGGAACCGGCGGAAAGCGAGGCGATTCTCAAGCTGTTGTTCGCCCACGCGACCCGCCCGGAGTCCACCATTCGCTGGCGCTGGCAGGAAAATGATGTGGCGTTCTGGGATAACCGCGTGACCCAGCATTATGCGGTAGATGATTACCGGCCGCAGCGGAGGGTGATGCATCGGGCGACGATTTTGGGGGATGTGCCGTTTTGA
- a CDS encoding DoxX family protein, producing MTLLIPALAPLYRFAEPLAYALLRAGFGVIMLTHGLPKLLGNAHGSMADPMAASIYLIENRLHLPQPDLIGLLVALLEAVGGLLLILGLGTRLVAAMMAVQMLTIAYLLGPTWPWIDRGIEYPVLMALLSAYLAFRGAGRYALDNALGKEL from the coding sequence ATGACGTTGCTCATCCCCGCCCTCGCCCCACTTTACCGCTTCGCCGAGCCCCTGGCCTACGCACTGCTGCGCGCAGGCTTCGGTGTCATCATGCTGACCCATGGCCTGCCCAAGTTGCTGGGCAATGCCCACGGTTCGATGGCAGATCCGATGGCTGCGTCGATCTACCTGATCGAAAACCGACTGCACCTTCCGCAGCCAGACCTGATCGGCCTGCTGGTGGCCTTGCTCGAAGCGGTCGGTGGGTTGCTGCTGATCCTGGGCCTGGGCACGCGGCTGGTCGCAGCAATGATGGCGGTGCAAATGCTGACCATCGCCTATTTGCTGGGCCCGACCTGGCCGTGGATCGACCGCGGCATCGAGTATCCGGTGCTCATGGCACTGTTATCGGCGTACCTGGCGTTTCGTGGCGCGGGCCGCTATGCCCTGGACAACGCTCTGGGCAAGGAACTCTGA
- the tauB gene encoding taurine ABC transporter ATP-binding subunit produces MALLQLERISAQCPGATAPVLSDISLDLGPRQLLVALGPSGSGKTSLLNLIAGFVEPSAGHISLDGVPVKGPSAERGVVFQDDALLPWQDVLANVGFGLELAGMPKAQREVRAREMLALVDLAGFDSRRVWQLSGGQKQRVGLARALAADPRVLLMDEPFGALDAFTREQMQELLLQVWRRTAKPVFLITHDIEEAVFLATDLILLAPNPGQIVERLRLDFGQRYAAGESARAIKSDPRFIETREHVLGKVFSQRQVSA; encoded by the coding sequence ATGGCCTTGCTACAGCTGGAGCGCATCAGCGCACAGTGCCCAGGCGCCACAGCACCGGTACTGTCGGACATTTCACTGGACCTGGGACCCCGGCAATTGCTGGTGGCCCTCGGCCCGTCCGGCAGTGGCAAGACGTCGCTGCTCAACCTGATTGCCGGCTTTGTCGAACCCAGCGCGGGGCACATCAGCCTTGACGGTGTACCGGTCAAGGGCCCGAGCGCCGAACGCGGCGTGGTGTTCCAGGACGACGCCCTGCTGCCCTGGCAGGATGTGCTGGCCAACGTCGGCTTCGGCCTTGAGCTGGCAGGCATGCCCAAGGCGCAACGTGAAGTGCGCGCCCGGGAAATGCTCGCGCTGGTGGACCTGGCCGGTTTCGACAGCCGCCGCGTCTGGCAACTCTCCGGTGGCCAGAAGCAGCGTGTCGGCCTGGCTCGTGCGCTAGCCGCCGACCCTCGCGTATTGCTGATGGATGAACCCTTCGGCGCCCTCGACGCCTTCACTCGCGAACAGATGCAGGAACTGCTGCTGCAAGTCTGGCGGCGCACGGCCAAACCGGTGTTCCTGATTACCCACGACATTGAAGAAGCCGTGTTCCTTGCCACCGATCTGATCCTGCTGGCACCCAACCCCGGCCAGATCGTCGAGCGCCTGCGCCTGGACTTCGGCCAACGCTACGCCGCCGGTGAATCGGCGCGGGCGATCAAGTCCGATCCGCGCTTTATCGAAACCCGCGAACACGTGTTGGGCAAAGTGTTCTCCCAACGTCAGGTGTCCGCATGA
- the tauA gene encoding taurine ABC transporter substrate-binding protein translates to MKLLIPLRLLAALSLAGASLFAQAANVTIAYQTTVDPAKVAQADGAYEKATNAKIDWRKFDNGADIIAAIASGDVQIGYLGSSPLTAAITRKVPVETFLIATQIGGAEALVTRNGSGINSPQDLIGKKVAVPFVSTGHYSLLAALKHWNIDPSKVTILNLAPPAIIAAWKRGDIDATYVWDPALGVAKENGKVLITSGELAKFGAPTFDAWIVRKDFAQKHPEIVTAFAQVTLDAYATYRKDPHAWLADKTNVDKLVKLSGAKASDIPLLLQGNVYPLAADQITLLGAPTTKAVTDTAAFLKEQGKVDAVLPDYAPYVSAQFITH, encoded by the coding sequence TTGAAACTGCTGATCCCTCTGCGTCTTTTGGCCGCATTGTCCCTGGCCGGTGCCAGCCTGTTTGCCCAGGCGGCGAATGTGACCATCGCTTACCAGACCACCGTGGACCCGGCCAAAGTCGCCCAGGCCGACGGCGCGTATGAAAAAGCCACCAACGCCAAAATCGACTGGCGCAAGTTCGACAATGGCGCCGACATCATTGCGGCCATCGCGTCCGGCGACGTGCAGATCGGCTACCTCGGTTCCAGCCCGCTGACCGCTGCGATCACGCGCAAAGTGCCGGTGGAAACCTTCCTCATCGCCACCCAGATCGGCGGCGCCGAAGCCTTGGTGACGCGCAACGGTTCGGGGATCAATAGCCCGCAGGACCTGATCGGCAAGAAAGTCGCCGTCCCGTTCGTGTCTACCGGCCATTACAGCCTGCTCGCCGCGTTGAAACACTGGAACATCGACCCGTCCAAAGTAACCATCCTCAACCTCGCCCCACCGGCGATCATCGCTGCCTGGAAGCGTGGTGATATCGACGCCACTTACGTGTGGGACCCTGCCCTGGGCGTGGCCAAGGAAAACGGCAAGGTGCTGATCACCTCCGGCGAGCTGGCCAAGTTCGGGGCGCCGACCTTCGATGCGTGGATCGTGCGTAAGGATTTTGCCCAGAAGCACCCGGAAATCGTCACGGCTTTCGCCCAAGTCACCCTGGATGCCTACGCCACCTACCGCAAAGACCCACACGCCTGGCTTGCCGACAAGACCAACGTCGACAAACTGGTGAAGCTCTCCGGCGCCAAGGCCAGCGACATCCCCTTGCTGCTGCAAGGCAACGTCTACCCGCTGGCCGCAGACCAGATAACCCTGCTGGGCGCGCCCACCACCAAGGCCGTGACCGACACCGCTGCGTTCCTCAAGGAGCAAGGCAAGGTCGACGCCGTGCTGCCGGACTACGCCCCTTACGTCAGCGCCCAATTCATTACCCATTGA
- the gshA gene encoding glutamate--cysteine ligase has translation MSELLNRRLALLGKREHLSLLEQCLHGIERECLRVTSEGRLAQTPHPEALGAALTNELITTDYSESLLEFITPALPNPADTLSSLDKIHRFAYTKLGSEYLWSPSMPCPLPAEEDIPIAYYGTSNIGQLKYVYRKGLALRYGKTMQCIAGIHYNFSLPEQLWPLLKEAEGFVGTDRDYQSNAYIALIRNFRRYSWLLMYLFGASPALDAGFLRGRSHQLEVLDADTLYLPYATSLRMSDLGYQSNAQAGLTPCYNDLVSYTDSLREAVATPYAPYVEIGTHKDGEWVQLNTNILQIENEYYSNIRPKRVTYTGERPIQALMARGIQYIEVRCLDINPFLPLGIDLPESRFLDAFLLYCALNDSPLFANNECGNATSNFLSVVKEGRRPGLQLQRNGQAVDMKEWAAELLEKIAPLAALLDESHGITEHSQALDAQLAKIQDPSLTPSAQVLAAMAERKESFAQFSLHQSEVHAEYFRKEPLPAEEQARFEELARTSLAQQAELEQNEVGDFDVFVGSYQASILAISN, from the coding sequence TTGAGCGAACTTCTCAACCGCCGCCTGGCCCTGCTCGGCAAGCGCGAACACCTCTCCCTGCTAGAGCAGTGCTTGCACGGCATCGAGCGTGAATGCCTGCGCGTCACCAGCGAGGGTCGCCTGGCGCAAACGCCGCACCCCGAAGCCCTGGGCGCCGCGTTGACCAACGAATTGATCACCACCGACTACTCGGAATCGCTGCTGGAGTTCATCACCCCGGCCCTGCCCAACCCGGCCGATACCCTGAGCAGCCTGGACAAGATCCACCGCTTTGCCTACACCAAGCTCGGCAGCGAATACCTGTGGAGCCCCTCGATGCCGTGCCCGTTGCCGGCCGAGGAAGATATTCCAATTGCCTACTACGGCACCTCCAATATCGGCCAGCTCAAGTACGTGTACCGCAAGGGCCTGGCCCTGCGTTACGGCAAAACCATGCAGTGCATCGCGGGCATCCACTACAACTTTTCCCTGCCGGAACAGTTGTGGCCGTTGCTCAAGGAGGCTGAGGGGTTTGTCGGCACCGACCGCGACTACCAATCCAACGCCTATATCGCGCTGATCCGCAATTTCCGTCGCTACAGCTGGCTGCTGATGTACCTGTTCGGCGCGTCCCCTGCCCTGGACGCCGGCTTCCTGCGCGGTCGTTCGCACCAGCTGGAAGTGCTCGACGCCGATACCCTGTACCTGCCGTATGCCACGAGCCTGCGCATGAGCGACCTGGGTTACCAGAGCAACGCCCAGGCCGGCCTCACGCCGTGCTACAACGACCTGGTCAGCTACACCGACAGCCTGCGCGAAGCGGTCGCAACGCCCTACGCGCCGTACGTCGAAATCGGCACGCACAAGGACGGTGAGTGGGTTCAGCTCAACACCAACATCCTGCAGATCGAAAACGAGTACTACTCCAACATCCGTCCCAAGCGCGTGACCTACACCGGCGAGCGGCCGATCCAGGCGCTGATGGCCCGTGGCATCCAGTACATCGAAGTGCGCTGCCTGGACATCAACCCGTTCCTGCCGCTGGGCATCGACCTGCCGGAATCGCGCTTTCTCGATGCGTTCCTGCTGTATTGCGCGCTGAACGACAGCCCGTTGTTCGCCAATAACGAGTGTGGCAACGCCACGTCCAATTTCCTTAGCGTGGTCAAGGAAGGTCGCCGTCCAGGCCTGCAATTGCAGCGCAACGGCCAAGCCGTGGACATGAAAGAGTGGGCTGCCGAGCTGTTGGAGAAGATCGCACCCTTGGCTGCCTTGCTCGATGAGAGCCATGGCATCACCGAGCATAGCCAGGCGCTGGACGCTCAGTTGGCCAAGATCCAGGACCCGTCCCTGACACCGTCGGCCCAGGTGCTGGCGGCAATGGCCGAGCGTAAAGAGAGCTTTGCGCAGTTCTCCCTGCACCAGAGTGAAGTGCACGCCGAGTACTTCCGCAAGGAACCATTGCCGGCCGAAGAGCAGGCACGCTTTGAAGAACTGGCGCGTACGTCGCTGGCGCAACAGGCGGAGCTGGAGCAGAACGAAGTGGGCGATTTCGATGTGTTTGTCGGGTCGTACCAGGCCAGTATTCTCGCCATCAGCAACTAA
- a CDS encoding PaaI family thioesterase: protein MQIPAGLTQSAFSELIGCRLQRLEEGVAEVALTLEPHLRNRAGKLHGGAIFSLVDITMGLACSSTHGFDQQSATIECKINYIRAVEDGDVLCTSRVVHAGRRTLVVEADVHQGERLVAKAQGTFAVL, encoded by the coding sequence ATGCAGATCCCGGCCGGCTTGACCCAGAGCGCGTTCAGCGAACTGATCGGCTGCCGTCTGCAACGCCTTGAGGAAGGCGTTGCCGAGGTGGCCCTGACCCTGGAGCCGCACCTGCGCAACCGCGCGGGCAAGCTCCATGGTGGGGCGATCTTCAGCCTGGTGGACATTACGATGGGGCTGGCGTGTTCCAGCACCCACGGTTTCGACCAGCAGAGCGCGACCATCGAGTGCAAGATCAACTATATCCGCGCGGTGGAAGACGGCGACGTGCTGTGCACCAGCCGGGTGGTCCATGCCGGTCGACGCACATTGGTGGTCGAGGCGGATGTGCATCAGGGCGAAAGACTTGTCGCAAAAGCACAGGGCACCTTCGCTGTCCTATAG
- a CDS encoding DUF1097 domain-containing protein — translation MNQQSRATHPRSQSKWMFTLVTAIAAVTAAVAAGTSDLLTLPVWAMFVGWVAFFSRGLTLRDGLINLGCVLLGIVFGMLAVQSIAALSPALGMWALPTMVFIVAMVVVSLRAVPVMNNLVSYFLGLITYFAAHLEPSLESFAQLGGASSLGAFAGGFSHAVQQRFIRNAQTHP, via the coding sequence ATGAACCAACAATCCCGCGCTACCCACCCTCGCAGCCAATCCAAGTGGATGTTTACCCTGGTTACCGCCATCGCTGCCGTTACGGCCGCCGTGGCGGCAGGCACCAGCGATCTGTTGACGTTGCCGGTGTGGGCAATGTTCGTCGGCTGGGTTGCGTTCTTCAGCCGTGGCCTGACCCTGCGCGACGGCCTGATCAACCTCGGCTGTGTGCTGCTGGGTATTGTCTTTGGCATGTTGGCCGTCCAGAGCATTGCCGCCTTGAGCCCCGCGCTTGGCATGTGGGCGCTGCCGACCATGGTATTCATTGTGGCAATGGTCGTGGTCTCGCTACGCGCCGTGCCCGTGATGAACAACCTCGTCAGCTATTTCCTCGGCCTGATCACCTACTTCGCCGCTCACCTTGAGCCATCGCTGGAAAGCTTTGCGCAATTAGGCGGTGCCAGCAGCCTCGGCGCTTTTGCGGGCGGGTTCTCACACGCCGTACAGCAACGCTTCATACGCAACGCCCAAACCCACCCTTGA
- the mgrA gene encoding L-glyceraldehyde 3-phosphate reductase, with amino-acid sequence MTYIAAENRYESIPYRRVGRSGLVLPALSLGLWHNFGDSTPIETQRALLRTAFDLGINHFDLANNYGPPYGSAEINFGRLLREDFKHYRDELIISSKAGWDMWPGPYGQGGGSRKYVLASLDQSLQRLGVDYVDIFYSHRFDADTPLEETASALATAVQQGKALYIGISSYSGVKTREMAALLKEWKVPLLIHQPAYNLLNRWVEKDLLDTTEELGAGVIAFTPLAQGLLTDKYLNGVPADARVNRPGGGSLQAKHLSETNIAHVRALNEIAQRRGQSLAQLALAWTLRDPRVTSALIGASRPEQIIENVGALKNLSFSAEELAEIDRFAQEGGINLWEKPSTAE; translated from the coding sequence ATGACTTACATTGCTGCCGAAAACCGCTATGAATCTATCCCGTATCGCCGCGTAGGCCGCAGTGGGCTGGTGCTGCCGGCACTGTCCCTGGGCCTGTGGCACAACTTTGGCGACAGCACGCCGATCGAGACCCAGCGCGCGCTGTTGCGCACCGCGTTCGATCTGGGCATCAACCACTTCGACCTGGCCAACAACTACGGCCCGCCCTACGGCAGCGCCGAAATCAATTTTGGCCGTTTGCTGCGCGAAGACTTCAAGCACTACCGCGACGAACTGATCATCTCCAGCAAGGCCGGTTGGGACATGTGGCCCGGCCCTTACGGCCAGGGCGGCGGCTCGCGCAAATATGTACTGGCGAGCCTCGACCAGAGCCTGCAACGCCTGGGCGTCGACTATGTGGATATCTTCTATTCCCACCGTTTTGACGCCGACACCCCACTGGAAGAAACCGCCAGCGCCCTGGCCACCGCCGTGCAACAGGGCAAGGCGTTGTACATCGGCATTTCGTCTTACTCTGGCGTGAAAACCCGTGAAATGGCAGCGCTGCTCAAGGAGTGGAAGGTGCCGTTGCTGATCCACCAGCCGGCCTACAACCTGCTCAACCGCTGGGTGGAAAAAGACCTGCTCGACACCACTGAAGAACTCGGCGCCGGGGTGATTGCTTTCACACCGCTGGCCCAAGGGCTGCTGACCGACAAATACCTCAATGGCGTGCCGGCTGATGCGCGTGTGAATCGTCCAGGTGGCGGTTCGTTGCAGGCCAAGCACCTGTCCGAAACCAACATCGCCCACGTGCGTGCCCTGAATGAAATCGCCCAGCGCCGTGGCCAGAGCCTCGCGCAGCTCGCCCTGGCCTGGACCCTGCGTGATCCTCGGGTGACCAGCGCGCTGATCGGCGCGAGCCGGCCGGAGCAGATTATCGAGAACGTCGGTGCGTTGAAGAACTTGAGCTTCAGCGCGGAAGAACTGGCGGAGATCGATCGGTTTGCGCAGGAAGGCGGGATCAACTTGTGGGAAAAGCCATCAACGGCTGAGTAA